In one Chitinophaga sancti genomic region, the following are encoded:
- a CDS encoding phosphatase PAP2 family protein — translation MKWYIIPALLIFLQPVTFAQSKLQQFDDRVLEDLAAHRTPGQTKMWRTISNMNDYVDVGIPVVVLTAGLIKNDPDMKQQALYIASSTATTFLFNTLIKVIVKRPRPFVSNVRLKAVYEPTSYSFPSGHTSSAFSATTALSRAYPKWYIIAPSMVWASAIGYSRMYLGVHYPTDVATGALLGAGMPFALGFIRPDRH, via the coding sequence ATGAAATGGTACATTATCCCGGCATTGTTAATCTTTTTACAGCCAGTTACATTTGCCCAATCCAAATTACAACAGTTCGATGATCGTGTGCTCGAAGACCTGGCGGCTCACCGTACACCAGGGCAAACAAAGATGTGGCGCACTATTTCCAATATGAATGATTATGTGGATGTGGGAATACCAGTGGTGGTGTTAACAGCGGGCTTAATTAAAAACGATCCTGATATGAAACAGCAGGCACTGTACATTGCAAGTAGTACAGCCACCACTTTCCTGTTCAATACTTTGATAAAAGTGATTGTGAAACGGCCAAGGCCTTTTGTGAGTAATGTAAGACTGAAAGCAGTGTACGAACCTACCTCATATTCATTCCCTTCGGGTCATACATCTTCTGCTTTCAGTGCTACTACGGCGCTCTCCAGGGCGTATCCCAAGTGGTACATCATAGCGCCTTCCATGGTATGGGCTTCGGCGATTGGATATTCCAGGATGTACCTGGGGGTACATTATCCTACTGATGTGGCAACGGGTGCTTTGCTTGGTGCAGGTATGCCGTTTGCGTTAGGATTTATACGCCCGGACAGACATTAG
- a CDS encoding AraC family transcriptional regulator — MALSFDHVYLDVQRFRLGAYCSTSEKGEIATPFHSHNKGQFIYAEKGTLHIATADRQYFLPVDHFIWIPRGVTHRMWTNNASVRMFTIYFDNQHMEDDFYHATGVYMVNNLLHEMVRFVVNWEGHIGRNQYAAYQFLQGLKAILPGVSKTRQLPLLGFIKPRDERLLEVIGYMRKHLDEKLELGQVAGKFGFSTRSLSRSFNAEGTSFIEYLQALRIIQSMELLVEKDFSIGRIAAMVGYDSITAFSHTFMRFTGIRPSAYTKGL, encoded by the coding sequence ATGGCATTATCATTTGACCACGTTTATCTGGATGTCCAAAGGTTCCGCTTAGGTGCCTATTGCAGTACATCGGAGAAAGGAGAGATTGCTACGCCTTTTCACTCGCATAATAAGGGACAGTTTATATATGCTGAAAAAGGAACCTTGCACATCGCTACTGCTGATAGGCAATATTTTTTGCCGGTAGATCATTTTATATGGATTCCCCGGGGCGTCACTCACAGGATGTGGACAAACAATGCAAGTGTGCGGATGTTTACGATTTATTTCGATAACCAGCATATGGAAGATGATTTCTATCATGCTACCGGTGTATATATGGTTAATAATTTATTGCATGAAATGGTTCGCTTTGTTGTAAACTGGGAGGGGCATATTGGCAGGAATCAGTATGCTGCTTACCAGTTTTTGCAGGGATTGAAAGCAATCCTGCCGGGTGTGAGTAAAACAAGACAGTTACCACTATTAGGTTTTATAAAGCCGCGGGATGAGCGTTTGCTGGAAGTGATTGGTTATATGCGGAAACATCTTGATGAAAAACTGGAATTAGGACAGGTGGCAGGGAAATTTGGATTTAGTACCCGTTCATTGAGTCGTAGTTTTAATGCGGAGGGAACGAGTTTCATCGAGTATTTGCAGGCCCTGCGGATTATCCAGTCGATGGAGTTACTGGTAGAAAAAGATTTTTCAATAGGAAGGATTGCGGCTATGGTTGGGTATGATAGTATTACGGCATTTAGTCATACTTTCATGCGGTTTACAGGAATCAGGCCTTCTGCTTATACAAAAGGCTTATAG
- a CDS encoding phenolic acid decarboxylase, with product MKEFIGSHFIYTYDNGWEYELYVKNENTIDYRIHSGMVGGRWVRNQQVDLVQLADDVYKISWTEPTGTDVCVNFMPGQNKLHGVIFFPKWVHEHPEITVCFQNDFIHVMEESRLKYETYPKYVVPEFATITFAKNEGVNNEKVIAVAPYHGMTDDIRSGKLVF from the coding sequence ATGAAAGAATTTATCGGCTCTCACTTTATCTATACATACGATAATGGCTGGGAATATGAACTGTATGTAAAGAATGAAAATACGATTGACTATAGAATACATAGCGGTATGGTAGGCGGTAGATGGGTAAGAAATCAGCAAGTGGATCTTGTACAGCTCGCAGATGATGTATATAAGATATCCTGGACAGAGCCGACAGGAACGGATGTCTGTGTGAACTTTATGCCGGGGCAAAATAAACTGCATGGGGTAATCTTCTTTCCGAAATGGGTACATGAACATCCGGAGATAACTGTTTGTTTCCAGAATGATTTTATCCATGTGATGGAAGAATCAAGGTTGAAGTATGAGACTTATCCTAAGTATGTAGTACCGGAATTTGCAACGATCACTTTTGCAAAGAATGAAGGGGTGAATAATGAGAAAGTGATTGCAGTGGCGCCTTATCACGGGATGACGGATGATATCAGGTCTGGAAAACTGGTGTTCTAA
- a CDS encoding NmrA family NAD(P)-binding protein, whose amino-acid sequence MKITLTGSLGNIGKPLAIALITAGHEVTIISSNEDRKAAIKNIGAIPAIGDIQDVEFLTTAFKGADVLYTMIPPNFSVPDYRAYSAGIGQVYAQAIQAAGVANIVNLSSMGAHLSEGTGLTLGAYEVAKALNKIPGVIIKHLAAPYIFTNLYGNISMIRHMGFLGANYDANTRLVMVHPLDIADAVAAAIQTPFVENETNYVVSDDRTTGEVAAAIGKAIGQPELSWMAFTDEQALAGIMQSGVREEIAKLLVEVGIAVRKGVLWMPYGKKKGTRNLEIFAEEFATRYQQN is encoded by the coding sequence ATGAAAATTACACTCACAGGTTCATTAGGAAATATCGGGAAGCCGCTGGCAATTGCATTAATCACTGCAGGGCACGAAGTGACAATCATTAGTAGCAATGAAGACAGGAAAGCGGCGATAAAAAATATAGGAGCAATTCCTGCAATCGGCGATATACAGGATGTAGAATTTTTGACGACGGCATTCAAAGGCGCTGACGTATTATATACCATGATTCCTCCCAATTTCAGTGTCCCTGATTACAGGGCTTACAGTGCAGGGATCGGGCAAGTTTATGCGCAGGCAATACAGGCAGCGGGTGTTGCCAATATTGTAAATTTAAGCAGCATGGGCGCGCATCTCAGTGAAGGAACCGGGTTGACACTAGGTGCTTATGAAGTAGCAAAAGCACTTAATAAAATTCCTGGGGTGATCATCAAACACCTGGCGGCACCTTATATTTTCACGAACCTCTATGGCAATATTTCCATGATACGGCATATGGGATTTTTAGGTGCCAATTATGATGCAAATACAAGACTGGTAATGGTACATCCATTAGATATTGCAGATGCGGTAGCGGCTGCAATTCAGACACCTTTTGTAGAAAATGAAACTAACTATGTAGTCAGTGATGATCGTACTACTGGCGAGGTTGCAGCAGCTATCGGAAAGGCAATCGGTCAGCCGGAACTGTCATGGATGGCTTTTACGGATGAGCAGGCATTGGCAGGTATTATGCAAAGTGGTGTGCGGGAGGAAATCGCAAAACTATTGGTGGAAGTAGGTATAGCGGTACGAAAAGGTGTCCTGTGGATGCCTTATGGAAAGAAGAAGGGTACCCGTAATCTGGAAATATTTGCTGAAGAATTCGCTACCCGCTATCAACAAAATTAA
- a CDS encoding winged helix-turn-helix transcriptional regulator, with amino-acid sequence MTAVKESSTIQENKKTVFQECPVTYVMEKIGGYWKPIILFQLLSGKKRYHELKKNIPGISEKVLIQQLKQLETDALIIRDATENIPPVVHYSLTASGHALRPVLYAMAVWAIDETEMPVSKKLEDFPGDAL; translated from the coding sequence ATGACTGCTGTAAAAGAAAGCTCGACCATTCAGGAAAATAAAAAAACGGTATTCCAGGAATGCCCTGTCACTTATGTGATGGAAAAGATTGGTGGATATTGGAAACCCATTATTCTCTTTCAGTTATTATCAGGGAAGAAACGATACCATGAACTGAAGAAAAACATTCCCGGCATCAGCGAGAAAGTGCTCATTCAGCAATTGAAACAACTGGAAACAGATGCCCTCATCATAAGAGATGCTACGGAAAATATCCCCCCGGTTGTGCATTACAGCCTGACGGCTTCAGGGCATGCGCTAAGACCTGTTCTATACGCCATGGCTGTTTGGGCCATTGACGAAACTGAGATGCCGGTGTCGAAGAAACTGGAAGATTTTCCAGGAGATGCTTTATAA
- a CDS encoding helix-turn-helix domain-containing protein: protein MRSVKHKIPVINGRNFRDKYFYPVDTRTDTGKFEIHRREDEGYRCQPMITANRLDFYMVVLVTGGEGIKTFGTKQYYIRKGMLCFISPGMVTNWESVVDEHQGYIITFDAHILPRLHTYPFFQLDGCPVIQLNAEQQADFHHYFQEIEKEYKAGQLELIKAFLTVVFLKAQQLYTATEQGAGSNAAIRLTAAFTFLIDKDFEQKLATYAGLLNVTQNHLNDTVKAVTGKTPGTHIHERMVKEAAQLLVHTELTIAEICYRLNFSDQSYFIRFFKKYTGFTPGQYRSNTKGL, encoded by the coding sequence ATGAGATCAGTTAAGCATAAAATACCTGTTATTAACGGCAGAAATTTCCGGGATAAATATTTTTATCCTGTGGATACGCGCACGGATACAGGCAAGTTTGAAATTCACAGGCGGGAAGATGAGGGCTACCGTTGTCAGCCGATGATTACAGCGAACAGACTGGATTTCTACATGGTGGTATTAGTGACAGGAGGGGAGGGAATCAAAACATTTGGTACCAAACAATATTACATCCGCAAAGGAATGTTATGCTTTATTTCACCGGGAATGGTGACCAATTGGGAGTCTGTTGTAGATGAGCACCAGGGTTATATCATTACATTTGATGCGCATATACTGCCTCGTCTGCATACATATCCCTTCTTCCAGCTGGATGGTTGTCCGGTTATCCAATTGAATGCAGAACAGCAGGCGGATTTTCATCATTACTTTCAGGAGATAGAAAAAGAATATAAAGCGGGTCAGCTGGAATTAATAAAGGCTTTTCTGACAGTTGTTTTTCTAAAAGCGCAACAGTTATACACAGCAACGGAACAGGGTGCAGGGAGTAATGCTGCCATTCGGCTGACCGCAGCATTTACTTTTTTAATTGATAAAGATTTTGAACAAAAATTGGCTACTTATGCTGGCTTGCTGAATGTGACGCAAAATCATCTGAATGATACGGTGAAGGCCGTGACAGGCAAAACACCCGGCACACATATCCACGAAAGGATGGTGAAAGAAGCCGCGCAGTTATTGGTTCATACAGAGTTGACAATTGCGGAGATCTGTTATCGCTTAAATTTTTCAGATCAATCCTATTTTATTCGTTTCTTCAAAAAATACACAGGTTTTACACCTGGCCAATACAGGAGCAATACGAAAGGTTTATAA
- a CDS encoding NAD-dependent epimerase/dehydratase family protein, with protein sequence MKVFITGINGYIGGTIANLLINKGYEVTGLVRRPELLAPLSAMGIKAIAGTIDNAALLQSAAVAADAVIHTASHIDPYSLEVLLHTLKGTGKTLIHTSGSSILGRKEYGAASSFIYTEDDPLLPRIERIAWTGINNHVLQAATTGIRTIVIIPTMVYGIGRGLHKESIQLPLLWKIAREKGQGIYVEKGESIWSNVHVADLAELYLKALENAPAGSAFYAENGEASFKEIAAAMSAKLGVSQTLSLSMDEAIGIFGPDMSHYGLASNSRASSEKARRILGWQPSINGIFDHIKNEIS encoded by the coding sequence ATGAAAGTTTTCATCACAGGAATTAATGGATATATCGGGGGAACAATTGCCAATTTGTTAATCAACAAAGGCTACGAGGTCACAGGGCTGGTCCGCCGCCCTGAATTGCTTGCCCCATTGTCCGCAATGGGTATCAAAGCCATTGCAGGTACTATCGACAACGCAGCTTTATTACAATCAGCCGCAGTTGCTGCTGATGCCGTTATTCACACTGCTTCCCATATCGACCCATATAGTCTCGAAGTACTGCTGCATACACTGAAAGGTACTGGCAAGACATTGATTCACACCTCTGGTTCCAGCATATTAGGAAGAAAAGAATATGGCGCCGCTTCCAGCTTTATTTACACAGAAGATGATCCCCTGCTGCCACGAATAGAAAGGATTGCCTGGACGGGGATCAATAACCATGTTTTACAGGCTGCGACTACAGGCATTCGTACGATCGTGATTATTCCGACCATGGTGTATGGAATAGGTAGGGGGTTGCACAAAGAGAGTATTCAGCTTCCATTGCTTTGGAAAATCGCCCGGGAAAAAGGGCAGGGAATTTATGTGGAAAAGGGAGAAAGCATATGGTCCAATGTACATGTAGCAGACCTGGCAGAATTGTATTTAAAAGCATTGGAAAACGCCCCTGCAGGTAGTGCATTTTATGCAGAGAACGGCGAAGCCAGCTTTAAAGAAATAGCAGCAGCGATGAGTGCAAAATTAGGTGTCAGTCAAACCCTATCCCTTTCTATGGATGAAGCGATCGGCATTTTTGGCCCTGACATGAGCCATTACGGACTTGCTTCCAACAGCAGGGCTTCTTCCGAAAAAGCCCGCCGCATCTTAGGCTGGCAACCGTCAATAAATGGTATCTTTGATCATATCAAAAATGAGATCAGTTAA
- a CDS encoding metallophosphoesterase family protein: MLRRTLFKRMGGLLLAPALPLSSMAASKAAPALRIAHLTDIHLKDKFDAPRHLRDCLHHVQSQKPAVDFILNGGDLVFDMNKEDLATNEAQWKLVKNVFKSESSLPMYSVLGNHDIWWKEKNEKEYALHQLEMAKPYYSFVKGGWKFICLDSVHLDIDNTWYIGKLGEEQFSWLENELNKTDKSMPVCVLSHIPILTATLMIEDNIVNKWTMLGGDMHTDTASIISLFYKHPNVKLCLSGHIHLRDKVVYNNVTYICNGAVSGAWWEGNRRETPPGYGVIDLYADGSFTEQYVNY; this comes from the coding sequence ATGTTAAGAAGAACCTTATTCAAAAGAATGGGCGGCCTGTTGCTGGCGCCTGCCCTGCCACTGAGCAGTATGGCGGCCTCAAAGGCTGCTCCCGCCCTGCGTATAGCGCATCTTACAGATATACATTTGAAAGACAAGTTTGACGCGCCACGTCATTTACGCGATTGTTTACATCATGTACAATCGCAAAAACCCGCTGTCGATTTTATATTGAATGGAGGTGATCTGGTATTTGATATGAATAAAGAAGATCTGGCTACAAATGAAGCACAGTGGAAATTGGTGAAAAATGTGTTTAAATCAGAATCTAGTTTGCCGATGTATTCAGTGTTGGGCAATCATGATATCTGGTGGAAGGAGAAGAATGAAAAAGAATACGCATTGCATCAGCTGGAGATGGCGAAGCCTTATTATAGTTTTGTAAAAGGTGGATGGAAGTTTATTTGTCTGGATAGCGTGCATCTGGATATTGACAATACCTGGTATATTGGAAAACTGGGGGAAGAGCAGTTTAGTTGGCTGGAGAATGAATTGAATAAAACAGATAAAAGCATGCCAGTATGCGTGCTTTCACATATCCCCATACTGACTGCCACCTTAATGATCGAGGATAATATCGTCAATAAATGGACAATGTTAGGAGGTGATATGCATACAGATACTGCTTCGATAATTAGTTTGTTTTATAAGCATCCGAATGTAAAATTGTGTTTGAGCGGGCATATACATCTGAGAGATAAAGTGGTGTATAATAATGTGACTTATATCTGCAATGGTGCGGTGAGTGGTGCGTGGTGGGAAGGGAATAGGAGGGAGACGCCGCCGGGTTATGGGGTGATTGACTTGTACGCGGATGGTTCCTTTACAGAACAATATGTAAACTATTAA
- a CDS encoding multiheme c-type cytochrome: protein MNKRMLWVASGIISLIVLLSQCITQPPQDLRGPAYAGANTCISCHQNIYNHYAQTTHFKTSSTKILGTFPGTFTYDDSTRVEMLETDSGRVQGGHLFHLSVGSGRHAQTYLYWNNENYYQLPVSYYVSAGHWANSPGFPTSHPKFDRQIPSTCFGCHSSAVGIKSVTMKGRGINETFEKGKIIYGIDCERCHGPAAEHVAYHAAHPEEKQAMHITAVRSLDNQQQLDMCALCHSGLKTPQKGLFEYKPGDAYNDYFFPDISGPSKPSQLDIHGTQYQLFTASRCFKQSRQMNCTSCHDPHQDEANNLVAFSKKCMQCHTQQPSPACKFDKMAVLNCVDCHMPKLPSSKIVLSGAYYLRTHLIGIYKQ, encoded by the coding sequence ATGAATAAACGAATGCTGTGGGTAGCATCAGGCATCATTTCCCTGATTGTATTATTATCCCAATGTATCACACAACCGCCGCAAGACCTTAGAGGGCCAGCATATGCCGGTGCCAACACCTGCATCAGTTGCCATCAGAATATTTACAATCATTATGCTCAAACTACACATTTTAAAACAAGCAGTACCAAAATATTAGGCACTTTTCCTGGTACCTTTACCTATGATGATAGTACCCGTGTCGAAATGCTGGAAACGGATAGCGGCAGGGTACAGGGTGGACATTTATTCCATTTATCAGTAGGTTCAGGCAGGCATGCACAAACTTATTTATACTGGAACAATGAGAACTATTACCAGTTGCCGGTCTCTTATTATGTCAGTGCAGGGCATTGGGCGAATAGTCCGGGTTTCCCTACTTCACATCCTAAATTCGACAGGCAGATTCCCAGTACCTGTTTCGGTTGTCACAGTTCAGCAGTAGGCATAAAAAGTGTGACGATGAAGGGGCGTGGAATAAATGAAACCTTTGAAAAGGGAAAGATCATTTACGGCATAGATTGCGAACGTTGTCATGGGCCGGCAGCAGAACATGTAGCTTATCATGCTGCGCATCCTGAAGAAAAGCAGGCCATGCATATAACGGCCGTGCGATCACTGGACAATCAGCAGCAACTGGATATGTGTGCACTGTGTCATTCAGGATTAAAAACACCTCAGAAAGGGCTCTTTGAGTATAAACCGGGTGATGCTTATAATGATTATTTCTTCCCAGATATCAGCGGACCTTCAAAACCATCGCAATTGGATATTCACGGTACGCAATACCAGTTATTCACAGCAAGCCGGTGTTTTAAACAAAGCCGGCAAATGAATTGTACAAGCTGTCATGATCCGCATCAGGATGAGGCAAATAACTTAGTGGCATTTTCAAAAAAGTGTATGCAATGCCATACCCAACAACCTTCTCCGGCTTGTAAATTTGATAAGATGGCCGTGCTGAATTGTGTGGATTGCCATATGCCGAAATTGCCTTCATCAAAGATTGTATTGTCTGGTGCTTATTACCTGCGCACCCATTTGATTGGTATTTATAAACAATAA
- a CDS encoding NRAMP family divalent metal transporter, producing the protein MNKQRTSILLGAAFLMATSAIGPGFLTQTTVFTQQHAAAFAFAILVSILLDIGAQLNIWRILTVSHSRAQDLANALLPGLGYFLALLVVLGGLVFNIANIGGCGLGLQALFGLDTLYGAILSGVMALFIFWMKEAGNAMDQFTRYLGILMVLLTLYVAVSSQPPVVDALRQMVWPDRIDTKSIITLVGGTVGGYISFAGAHRLLDAGIGGPAAIPQVNQSATKGILITGVMRILLFLAALGVVTKGVQLDSGNPAAAVFRSAAGEIGYRFFGMVMWSAAITSVVGAAYTSVSFLKTFHPLIAKNEKWFITFFIVCSTVIFAVLGNPVQLLIIAGALNGLILPVALAVMLLAAYNKRLVQGYSHPKILSLIGWIVVVIMSWLSILTLKQWLV; encoded by the coding sequence TTGAATAAACAACGTACTTCCATTTTATTGGGTGCCGCTTTTTTAATGGCGACATCTGCTATAGGTCCGGGTTTCCTGACCCAAACCACCGTTTTTACCCAACAACATGCTGCTGCTTTTGCCTTTGCAATACTGGTGTCAATATTATTGGATATTGGTGCACAGCTAAATATCTGGCGCATCCTGACAGTGAGTCATTCCCGGGCACAGGACCTGGCAAATGCCTTGTTACCAGGCCTGGGATATTTCCTGGCATTGCTGGTAGTATTAGGTGGCCTGGTATTCAATATTGCGAATATTGGTGGCTGTGGATTAGGCTTGCAGGCATTGTTTGGATTAGATACATTGTATGGTGCTATATTGAGTGGTGTGATGGCGCTCTTTATCTTCTGGATGAAGGAAGCAGGAAATGCCATGGATCAGTTTACCCGTTACCTGGGCATATTAATGGTATTACTCACCCTATACGTAGCAGTGAGTTCTCAGCCGCCTGTTGTAGATGCCTTGCGGCAAATGGTTTGGCCGGATCGTATAGATACAAAATCTATCATCACATTAGTAGGTGGTACCGTCGGTGGATATATCAGTTTTGCAGGGGCACATCGCCTGCTGGATGCAGGTATTGGTGGACCCGCAGCTATACCACAGGTAAACCAGAGTGCAACAAAAGGTATCCTGATCACCGGGGTGATGCGGATCTTATTATTCCTGGCAGCATTGGGTGTGGTGACAAAAGGTGTACAACTGGATAGCGGAAACCCTGCCGCGGCGGTGTTCAGAAGTGCTGCGGGAGAAATTGGTTACCGTTTCTTTGGTATGGTGATGTGGAGTGCGGCAATCACCTCAGTAGTAGGTGCTGCATATACCTCCGTATCTTTCTTAAAAACATTTCATCCATTAATAGCGAAAAATGAAAAATGGTTTATCACCTTTTTCATTGTATGCAGTACGGTGATCTTTGCAGTACTGGGTAACCCGGTTCAGTTGCTTATCATAGCAGGCGCCTTGAATGGATTGATCTTACCGGTGGCATTGGCCGTAATGTTGCTGGCAGCTTATAATAAACGATTAGTACAAGGCTATAGTCATCCAAAGATATTGTCATTGATAGGCTGGATAGTAGTAGTGATCATGAGTTGGCTGAGTATCCTCACGCTGAAACAATGGTTGGTCTGA
- a CDS encoding 5-oxoprolinase subunit PxpA, with protein MYIDLNCDMGEGMPTDAEIMPYISSANIACGFHAGDRVTMEQTVGLALQHKVAVGAHPGFDDKANFGRTEQHLSDAAIYDLITTQIHSLQEVCNTLGATLQHVKPHGALYNMAARDEHLSTIIAQAIRDTNPALCLFGLANSWLIKAAAEMGLKTASEVFADRTYQEDGSLTPRSQPNALIENEAAALAQVIQMVTKQEVTALSGKIVPLRAETICLHGDGAHAVAFAKAVHQTLSGIQNI; from the coding sequence ATGTACATCGACCTTAACTGTGATATGGGCGAAGGTATGCCTACCGATGCCGAAATTATGCCTTACATCAGCAGTGCCAATATTGCCTGTGGCTTTCATGCCGGAGATAGAGTCACCATGGAACAAACCGTGGGCCTGGCTTTACAGCATAAAGTGGCTGTTGGTGCACACCCGGGTTTCGATGACAAAGCGAATTTTGGCAGAACAGAACAACACCTTTCTGATGCTGCCATTTATGACCTCATCACCACACAAATACACAGTTTACAGGAAGTATGTAATACATTGGGTGCCACCCTGCAACATGTAAAACCACATGGTGCACTTTATAATATGGCAGCCAGGGATGAACACCTATCAACCATTATCGCACAGGCTATCCGGGATACCAATCCGGCGCTCTGTTTGTTTGGACTGGCTAATAGCTGGCTCATAAAGGCAGCGGCAGAAATGGGCCTTAAAACAGCCAGTGAAGTGTTTGCAGACAGAACCTACCAGGAAGATGGCTCCCTTACACCACGCAGTCAGCCCAATGCCCTGATAGAAAATGAAGCAGCTGCACTGGCGCAGGTAATACAAATGGTGACAAAGCAGGAAGTGACTGCGCTCAGCGGAAAAATAGTACCACTCCGGGCTGAAACTATTTGCCTGCATGGAGATGGGGCACATGCGGTAGCATTTGCAAAAGCTGTACATCAGACCTTATCAGGCATACAAAACATTTGA
- a CDS encoding 5-oxoprolinase subunit C family protein gives MIQVIQQGLLDTIQDGGRYGYQHLGINPGGAMDRAAMYVANILVGNDPEAAVIELHFPAAVLLFEEDTLIALSGGDFGAMVNEQPLDINQPIWISQLSILRFTKPVSGARCYIAIRGGLNNAPWLGSHSTHLKAGAGGFEGRKLQKNDRIPVNHVDEDIDKALHQKYLHTTQLGTPLPWRADVRDLYSDGSVIRVVTSLEYPVLTPASQSLLTSHFFTLSEQCDRMGYRLKGPALQMIHEEERLSAGITRGTVQLLPDGHLIILMADHQTTGGYPRIAHVVSADLPILAQLLPHSKITFQIIPHDEAEELLIKAEQHLHFLQNACNLRWQEWLQHNHH, from the coding sequence ATGATACAGGTTATCCAACAGGGCTTACTGGATACAATACAGGATGGGGGCAGATATGGCTACCAGCATCTGGGCATAAACCCGGGTGGTGCCATGGACAGGGCTGCTATGTATGTGGCCAACATTCTCGTAGGCAACGATCCGGAAGCTGCTGTTATAGAGTTACATTTTCCTGCAGCTGTTTTGCTTTTTGAAGAAGATACACTGATCGCACTCTCGGGTGGCGATTTTGGAGCCATGGTGAATGAACAGCCACTGGATATCAATCAACCTATCTGGATTTCCCAGTTATCGATCCTCCGATTTACAAAACCAGTCTCTGGCGCACGTTGCTATATTGCCATCAGGGGTGGATTGAATAATGCACCCTGGCTAGGTAGTCATAGTACCCATCTCAAAGCGGGTGCCGGTGGCTTTGAAGGCCGTAAACTACAAAAGAATGACCGCATACCGGTCAATCATGTAGATGAAGATATCGACAAGGCATTGCATCAGAAATACCTGCACACGACACAATTAGGTACCCCCTTACCCTGGCGGGCGGATGTGCGGGATCTGTATTCGGATGGCAGCGTGATCAGGGTGGTGACAAGTCTGGAATATCCTGTACTGACACCTGCATCGCAATCCCTGTTAACCTCCCATTTCTTTACCTTGTCAGAACAGTGTGACAGAATGGGCTATCGGCTAAAGGGGCCGGCATTACAGATGATACACGAAGAAGAACGGCTCTCGGCCGGCATTACCAGGGGTACCGTACAACTATTACCAGATGGCCACCTGATCATACTCATGGCCGATCATCAGACTACAGGGGGCTATCCCCGCATCGCACACGTAGTTAGTGCAGATCTTCCTATCCTTGCGCAATTACTACCACATAGCAAAATTACTTTCCAGATTATACCACATGACGAAGCCGAAGAACTGCTGATCAAAGCAGAACAACACTTGCATTTTCTCCAAAATGCCTGTAACTTACGATGGCAGGAATGGCTGCAACACAACCATCATTAA